One Paenibacillus crassostreae DNA segment encodes these proteins:
- a CDS encoding ABC transporter permease produces MAKLTKHHLFWPVTMLVALLLFNLCYSPDFFSIQIRNGHLYGSLIDILNFGAPLIVVAIGMTLVIATKGVDLSVGSVVAITGALACLTLNKSSDQNGYTVVLLAIIMSLVLALILGLWNGLLVSLGGIQPIIATLILMVAGRGIAQLITSGQIITVTSPRFNYVGAGSLAGLPFSVFIVMAIFIIAVILTRKSALGLFIESVGTNSEASRLAGIRSKTILISVYAFCGLCAGVAGLILSSNVSSADGNNAGLWIELDAILAVVIGGTSMNGGRFYLSGTLVGALIIQTLTTTIYMIGVPPEITLVVKAFVVLIVCLIQSESFRKSLFERRKSHKNLGKTEVSRHV; encoded by the coding sequence ATGGCTAAGTTAACGAAGCATCACTTATTTTGGCCAGTCACTATGCTAGTGGCACTCTTATTGTTCAATTTGTGTTATTCGCCTGATTTCTTCTCTATTCAGATCCGCAATGGCCATCTCTATGGAAGCTTGATTGATATATTAAACTTTGGAGCACCCTTGATTGTAGTAGCTATTGGTATGACTCTGGTGATTGCCACCAAGGGAGTAGATCTCTCTGTCGGTTCCGTTGTGGCGATTACCGGAGCATTAGCTTGTCTGACACTCAATAAGAGCAGTGACCAGAATGGATATACTGTGGTACTGCTAGCTATCATTATGTCACTAGTATTGGCATTGATTCTGGGGTTATGGAATGGATTATTGGTATCACTCGGAGGAATTCAACCGATTATTGCAACGCTAATTCTAATGGTAGCTGGACGAGGTATAGCCCAACTTATCACAAGTGGTCAGATCATAACCGTTACAAGTCCACGTTTCAACTATGTTGGCGCTGGGTCTCTCGCGGGATTGCCCTTCTCTGTCTTTATTGTGATGGCAATCTTTATCATTGCGGTAATCTTAACTCGTAAATCAGCACTTGGGCTATTTATTGAGTCTGTCGGTACTAACTCCGAAGCAAGCCGTCTTGCTGGAATTAGATCGAAGACGATTCTGATCTCGGTATATGCATTCTGTGGACTATGTGCAGGGGTTGCAGGTCTAATTCTAAGTTCCAATGTTTCTAGTGCTGATGGTAACAATGCTGGATTATGGATTGAACTTGATGCGATTCTAGCTGTTGTTATTGGAGGAACCTCGATGAATGGCGGTCGATTTTATTTATCTGGAACGTTGGTGGGTGCTCTTATTATTCAGACATTAACAACGACGATTTATATGATTGGGGTTCCTCCGGAAATTACATTAGTCGTCAAGGCCTTTGTTGTCTTAATCGTATGTTTGATCCAATCTGAATCATTCCGGAAATCCCTATTCGAACGACGGAAATCCCATAAGAACTTGGGGAAGACGGAGGTATCACGACATGTTTAA